The genomic window GGTGTTGTCgtgacgtggtgtgtgtgtgtcggtgtgtcgGTGTTGTGTTGCGTGTACTCAGAAACACACTATAACTAGAACTACTAATACAGCAGATTACTGGGTGTTGTTACTACTGGTGTTGTTAATAGTGGCTGTACATTATAACATTTCTTCCAaagtgtgtgcgtctgtgtgtctgcgtTTGTGTCTTGCtgtgtgcgcatgtgtgtgtgtatgcgtaaGGAAGTATACATATTATACGTTCTTCCTGTGTATGTAAGTGTGTACGTGTGAgtacgtgtgagtgtgtgtgaggctgtGTACAGATTACCAGcgttcttcctgtgtgtgtgtgtgtgtgtgtgtgtgtgtgtgtgtgtgtgtgcaaagactTACAGCCGCTCTTCCCGTGTACgtaaatgtgtatgtatatgtgtgtgtgtgtgtatgtgtatgtgcgtgcgccTCCTCAGTAAGTCAAGACAAACTGTGATGCTAAAGTGTAGTTGAGTGTTATcaggaaaatattttaaaaagtttctatatttttctgtgTAATTGTTACTTAAAAAGGCGAGGAGCCGCGGTGCGCGTCCCGCCTCTTGCCTCTCGCCTCCGTCTCACTCCGACCTCCTTCGTACAAAGTGTGACGCCGTGACGTGTGCGTTACCATATACTGCATTGTACTGCTACCGTGCGTGCGTAGTTCtcctgactactactactactattactactactactacgacaacaCCTACATTATTGCAACACCTCAGTGCGCCTGCCTCATacttgttactattattactattactattaatactacaggttgttgttacttttcgactgattatactactactacttactactactactactactactactgttgctattactactactactactactactactacaactacaactagtAATATTACTAGCGGTGGTGTAGTGGTACAGTTGCAAGCATTGGTGCCACGGACACCAGTGTACTTCCccgtgttggcggtggtggtagcggcggtgAGGGCCGCCCAGTGAGTggggtgatggaggtgatggaggtggtgagcAGCACGCCGCCGCCCTCGTGGCTGCAGGACGTGACGGGGAACGTGACACGTAGTGCTggcgaggcggaggaggaggaggtgtcggtGAGCACGGTGGTGAGTGCGTTGTGCATGCGCCTCATCATCGTGTGCGCCGTGCTGGGCaacctgctggtggtggtgagcgtggTGCGCGTGAGGCGCCTGCGCGTCATCACCAACTACTTCGTGGTGTCGCTGGCCATCGCAGACATCCTGGTAGCCATCATGGTGATGCCCTTCAATGCCAGCAAGCAGATCGCGGGCCGCTGGCTCTTCAACGCCATAGTGTGTGACGTGTGGAACTCCTTCGACGTGTACGCGTCCACGGCGTCCATCCTGCACCTGTGCTGCATCAGCATCGACAGGTACTACGCCATCGTGCGCCCCCTTGACTACCCCATGGTGATGACCAAGCGGCGCGTGGCAGTGATGCTGGCGTTGGTGTGGACGGCGCCGCTGCTCATCTCCTTCCTGCCCATCTTCCTGGACTGGTACACCACCGCCGaggccgccaccgccgccgcctcctcctcctcctgcgactTCGTGGTGAACATGGCGTACGCGCTCATCTCCTCGTCCATCTCATTCTGGCTGCCCGGCAGCGTTATGGTGTACACCTACTACCGCATCTACCTGGAGGCGGCGCGGCAGGAGCGCATGCTGCACCGCCACACCAGGCTGGCCTCCACCTCTCACGCCGCCGTGGTCACCTCCAcctcgtccaccaccaccaccaccacctccaccacgctGCCCGCCCGCGCCCGCCAACGGCTTGGGCGGATCGCAGGCCATGCTGGGCGAGGGCGGGTCGGGGCGGCGGCTGATGGCGCACCGCCCGTCCAATGACGCAGGGCAGGAGGCCACGCCAACCAAGGAGCGCAACCTGATCAAGCTGAAGCGCGAGCACAAGGCGGCGCGCACGCTAGGCATCATCATGGGCGCCTTCATCCTGTGCTGGCTGCCCTTCTTCACCTGGTACGTGACCATCACGCTGTGGCGACGACGCCTGCAACATCCCACCCATCATGGAGCCTATCCTCTTCTGGATCGGCTATTCTAACTCCATGCTGAACCCCGTCATCTACGCCTACTTCAACAAGGACTTCCGGGAAGCGTTCAAGCGCACCCTGCAGTGCGTGGGCCGCTGCAGCGCTGCGCGGGACCCTTGGCGCTCCCACTCCGGCCCGCCCTACGACTCGGACCTCTGCCTGCAGCACAACGGCCACGTCACGGTGGTCAAAGCAAAGAGCGCCAGAAGCGGCAGGGGCGAGTGTGGCGTGTAGGGGGCATGGCAGGTGTGGCACGGTCCCACTCCTGGCCacaccctctctccttccagggTTGTGATCCACACAGATGTCTATCAGCACCCAGGGTGTACCCAGCCACCCCACCCCCAGCCCCACACCACAACCCTCACTACCACACTTCCCTGCCCCCACAGTACTCCTCCACCCCTAACCCCCACAGTCTCCTCACAACGAACCCACTATCCCCCACAAACCATAaccacctccacccccctcctcctccttcctcccccctcacctTACTCAACCTTAACTTGGGGTAAATAAAATTGGGAAACCACTATATCCATCTTTAatttgctcctctctctctcttctctctctctctctctctggtgtggcACATTAGACAGTGGGAATAGCAGCATTAGTaaaagtagtggtgatggtgctagCAATGGTGGTAAGAGCTAAGTAGTCAGTTGCAgaagaaaagtaatagtagtagtagtagtagtagtagtagtagtagtagtagtagtacatcaTCTACCACCACACTTTAGAGAGAAGGTATGagtgctgccaccaccaccatcaccaccacagtgcCACGTAGGGCTAGCAGGTgtggtagcagcagtggtgtaCACAAACCCCTCCACCCATGTACACACCTCGAGAGCATACACGTCCTTACATACACAAGGCACAGATGACAGTCCCACGTGCACACTGGCCTGGGTGATGCATGCATGATATTGTGtacacacagatacatacaaaaaattTGTACACAGATTCACATGGGAAGAAATTCTGATGAGAAccgaacaagaacaataaaaataatagtaatagtaagccatttctttacatcaatggcaaataatgatgataatgagaacaATAAAATATCACAACTTGTTCCTTGTTCCTCAcaacttgttgttgttgaggttaGCTGATCATTAATTAACACTATGGCAATAATGTAATAATGTCAGCAGACACAGGAACGTGTGGCTGTGAGAGGTTCCACATTCACTTCCTTTCACCGCACCCACCCTGCCACACGCCATACACCACACTCTccaccacacgccacacaccactCTCTACCACACTGTCACACACCATTTTGCAGCATCCcttactttcttcacttcttgcACCACACTTCaccaaaccacaccacaccacatcaccacatacACCACCACATCTTGTCATCACCAGTGCCACTTGTCACACCCAGACTGTCACCAATGccagtgcgtgtgcgtgtgtgcgcgcacacacacacacacacacacacacacacaccacacacacacacacacacacacacacacacacagtgtcatCACCACTGGGTCTTTACGCGCACACAAACTTCATGCAAGTTTTCTGAGCATGTAAGTAAAGCAGCCGCAGCAAGATGCACACATGGATGTAGTGACCATTGGCAGAGGCACTCATAGACCTACACAGccctgcctccacacacacacatacacacacacacacacacacttgtacacaCATCAGTACACATAAGTACACATAAGGAGAGAGTGTTCACCCTCACAGTTTCTAAAGACAGTTTGTACAATTAGTGTGTAAGTGTGTACATCACATGTATACATCAATACGTACATAACCGTAGAAGTGTTACACAGACATATATTCACACGTATGTATTTAACCTGGACATATATTGACAAGactattaatagtagtagttgtagtaatagtagtattcaTAGCATCAGAAATAGTACATGGTGTGCATGAcaacaatacaagtacatacagacatacacaacCACCTCTGCACTAATAGTAGAGACCATgggtgtgtacacacacacacacacacacgcacacacacacacacacacacacagcaaagacTATTCTATCCTAGCCTAGCACAGcctggcggcagcagcagcagcagcagcagcagcagcacaacacaTCAGTACAAGTATAAACAATCATGATTCAAAACTCCTGCATTTGCTGCTCAAAAAACAACCAATTTTTGCCATGCCTCCGCCAGGATGTGTAGTGGAGTGACACCCACCTGGAAGGCCCCCTCACAGACCAAGAGGGGGGAGAAGATGGCCTGGGAGGGGGAAAGCCAGGTAGATTACACACAGGGGGGCATTACTCCAAATACCTCCTTTGGGGAAACAGTAAGAATTTTTGtagcaatgaaaaaagaaaatagcatgaCAAGGATGAAATATTAATCTCCagggaaaaaatggagtaaTAATTGTGGGTAaagattattatgatgatggaAAGATAATTATCATTTCTCATACTATAACAATAATTGAAGAAATCTGagtacttttccttattttgatttacaataacaataataataacaataacaataataaaaattacaGCAATAATCTTTTCATGTTATAAATaattttatcacacacacacacacacacacacacacacatacaatgtACACATTCACAATCAGTGTGTATACAGGTGTACACCCAGCCCTCAACAACCCACCTATTCCCCCCTTACACCTACTCAGGGGGGAATCATGAGGGGAtaaggggggtgagggagaagggagcttaggtacacccacacacacacacacagaattaatCACAAGTACACATTTTTTAAACAAATGAAAGcaaatattttcataatttataAGTTTAGTTCCTGAAATCATCGCCTTTtaggtttttttgttttttttttatttatcggataaaaaaaaggtgttcTTGTGTACGGCAAATGTTTGTAgacatgactgactgactgactgactgaccaattGACTTTTTTCTGGTTAACTGTTGGTTTTGTAGccatgtgactgactgactgagtgactgattgatcaaCTAACTGATGGATCAACTGACCAATCtactgcaaaacacacacacacacacacacacacacacacatactctacAACTTATCAAAAAAATGTAACATTATAGCAACACAGAGGGAGGGGAGCAAAGCATAACACAACCATAACAACACAAGCCAGATTAATACCAGCACACTGACCAACATGGTGATAAAGGCAGAGTTTCAAAAAGAGAGTtaggttgttgttattattattttctgataAGAATTAAAAGTTGTCACTCAAAATTAatcaggaacagagagagagagagagagagagagagagagagagagagagagagagagagagagagagagagagagagagagagagagagagagagagagagagagagagagagagagagagagagagagagagagagagagataccatgACACAAGGAcacaaataaaaagttaaaaataccTGACCAATCACATCTGCCTCAAATTTCACACCAGACTACCTCCACACCTGCAATCTGTAGCCCTTGATGCAGCCTAATTACCTGCTGCACCTGTGGGCTGCCTCACTCCCTGCTGCCCATGAGTCCTGTACATATCCATCCacatctctatctgtctgtcctgtGTGGAGACTAATCTAAGTGAAATTTTTAAGTTGTAACTAAAACTGACCTCATTGCAACTTTTAACTTAATTTTGTTCCAACCTTTAATTATCACTGATCTTAAGCTGATGTTGCTTCATCTCAGTGAATTTTTATAAAACCAATATCCTTAAGTAAGAAACACAATGTGACGCCAACAACAGTTTGAACTGACCAATAAAAACAAGGCAGCTTAACCAAGCACACTAACTGGCAACGTGCCACAAAAAACGAGCCTCACAAAAGCAAGATATAGTGAGAACACTATGTAGTAACTTGAGTAAATTAATAGACTAAACAATTCATATACAAAAAACACTAACTGATTTTCACGTCAAAATTAATTACTTGCTCTCCCAACATAAAACAAGCAAGTACGTCAATTTCTGGTTTGTGAGATGCAATTTGACATCATAAAGCAATCCAATCACAGATATAGAACTCTGGGACAATTGTGCAGGAATTTGAACCACAGGTAAAGATTTTGTGCTTGAATAACAGAAACCAATAGGATAATGTTGTCTAAACAAGTGATGtctgataaaaaaacactccaggCAAACAAATGCTATCAGACAACTGCTTGTGCCTCCACCAATCACAACCCTGCTCTTCATTACACAAggaaattctcagggtcagtaatcaaggtaggacaagaaataatgaatgcAAGCTTGagaaagttagatttaaaaaacaGATATGGAGGAATAAGTTCTCAAGTAGAGTAGTAGGTGAACGGAacacagtaatcaggttgttagtgcagagtcaTTTTGGAATTTTAAAGGATTATACAAATTTACAGATTAAAATGACAAGTGGAAATTGTTAGGTGTGTTTTATGCAGGAGTATCACAATTATGTATGCATGGTGGCTTCctgcatcttcccttattttctcataaaCCTTTGGCAGTACACAGAAAAGGTACACAgaatatcaataataacaataacacaatGTACAAACCATCTTTAAAGAGGCTCAGAGTATGAATTAGTACTCTCAATAATGTTAATAGTAGAAAGAAACACAGCCCTtggccaataataataataataataataataataataataataataataataataataataataataataataataataataataatctgggCAAAGTGAGTGAGTAGAGTGATGAATGACACATGGATTTCAATGCAAGTAATTAAATCATCTAAGTAAAATTTGATAGATCAAGTCAGAACAAAGGATAAATAATTATCTtttaaaaataagacaaatgaAGACCTTAGTCAGAAATGAAAGACTCAGAGACACATGACAGAAGGACACAGAATACATAATTATGCTTTAAAATTAAGACAAATGTAGACCTTAGCCAGAAATGAAGgactcacagacacacattaCAGAGTGAAGACCTTGACTAGAAATGAAAGACTCAGAGACACATGACAGAAGAAAGACTATTTGAGTACcataatgaagaatgaaaggaatgaatcATAAACCACCACACTTACA from Scylla paramamosain isolate STU-SP2022 chromosome 40, ASM3559412v1, whole genome shotgun sequence includes these protein-coding regions:
- the LOC135092534 gene encoding LOW QUALITY PROTEIN: octopamine receptor beta-2R-like (The sequence of the model RefSeq protein was modified relative to this genomic sequence to represent the inferred CDS: inserted 2 bases in 1 codon; deleted 1 base in 1 codon), whose protein sequence is MEVMEVVSSTPPPSWLQDVTGNVTRSAGEAEEEEVSVSTVVSALCMRLIIVCAVLGNLLVVVSVVRVRRLRVITNYFVVSLAIADILVAIMVMPFNASKQIAGRWLFNAIVCDVWNSFDVYASTASILHLCCISIDRYYAIVRPLDYPMVMTKRRVAVMLALVWTAPLLISFLPIFLDWYTTAEAATAAASSSSCDFVVNMAYALISSSISFWLPGSVMVYTYYRIYLEAARQERMLHRHTRLASTSHAAVVTSTSSTTTTTTSTTCPPAPANGLGGSQAMLGEGGSGRRLMAHRPSNDAGQEATPTKERNLIKLKREHKAARTLGIIMGAFILCWLPFFTWYVTITXCGDDACNIPPIMEPILFWIGYSNSMLNPVIYAYFNKDFREAFKRTLQCVGRCSAARDPWRSHSGPPYDSDLCLQHNGHVTVVKAKSARSGRGECGV